One genomic window of Pseudomonadota bacterium includes the following:
- a CDS encoding DUF1329 domain-containing protein, with product MKIRLMRFFNRTGLPLLSLLVLLLGIGGTLQAADLPNLIDKTNCAQYKDLLIPPLYRAVERGGWVVTPGTINFQYKHLDSYLAATAKNAGRFDVNATGDLIEKSTGKIAETNFYGMPFPNIDLNDPKVANKIIWNFNYQRYRLMGTKIASYVTWINKTTEERYITGIDTRLYMMGRPLGTEIRNPKKVLTYEFQRVSEPMSIKGTNTMSYVYIDERDNSNYAYVPAIRRIRQTASTARSDPYMGSDAWLDMNYMWSGKNDSMKWKVVGEKTVLVSFTSPNMIPMQDVPDGSVIPKYPWSGKRMKLGFEVPGWKGDAWAPAPGTLTYVPRKVWVVEQIPTDPYYNWGLHVNYIDQETYTIWYKEVYDKAGAFHTWVCMLLHYSESPSGKVSTGDYDSQLYIDEIYKHATWSGRMDHPEARVYLPSSKLDPDYFTVNNFLLLSK from the coding sequence GTGAAAATAAGATTGATGCGATTTTTTAACCGGACAGGATTACCGTTACTTTCCCTGCTTGTTCTTCTTTTGGGTATCGGTGGTACTTTACAGGCTGCGGATTTGCCCAATTTGATAGACAAAACTAACTGCGCTCAATACAAAGACTTACTCATTCCGCCATTATACAGGGCGGTTGAAAGGGGAGGCTGGGTTGTTACGCCTGGCACGATAAACTTTCAATACAAGCATTTGGACAGCTATCTTGCTGCAACTGCTAAGAATGCCGGGAGATTCGATGTCAATGCTACTGGTGATTTAATCGAAAAGAGCACAGGAAAAATTGCTGAAACAAATTTTTATGGTATGCCTTTTCCGAATATTGACCTTAATGATCCCAAGGTGGCAAACAAGATCATTTGGAATTTCAATTATCAGAGATATCGTTTAATGGGGACAAAAATAGCTTCTTATGTAACGTGGATTAACAAAACCACAGAGGAACGTTATATAACCGGAATTGATACGCGCCTTTATATGATGGGAAGGCCTCTGGGCACGGAAATAAGAAATCCTAAAAAAGTTCTTACATATGAATTTCAGAGAGTTTCTGAGCCGATGAGTATCAAGGGCACCAATACCATGTCCTACGTCTATATAGACGAAAGGGATAATAGCAACTATGCTTATGTGCCTGCTATCAGAAGGATACGTCAAACAGCATCAACGGCAAGATCCGACCCATATATGGGTTCTGATGCATGGCTTGATATGAATTACATGTGGAGCGGTAAAAACGATTCCATGAAATGGAAGGTTGTAGGAGAAAAGACAGTTCTTGTTAGTTTTACCAGCCCAAACATGATTCCAATGCAGGATGTGCCTGATGGCAGTGTCATTCCTAAATATCCCTGGAGCGGCAAACGCATGAAATTAGGATTTGAAGTTCCTGGATGGAAGGGTGATGCATGGGCTCCGGCTCCGGGCACGCTTACCTATGTCCCAAGAAAAGTATGGGTTGTAGAACAGATACCTACAGATCCTTATTATAACTGGGGATTGCATGTAAACTATATTGATCAGGAAACTTATACAATATGGTATAAGGAGGTATATGACAAGGCAGGCGCATTCCATACCTGGGTTTGCATGCTGTTGCACTATAGTGAATCGCCCAGCGGCAAGGTCAGCACGGGAGATTATGATAGCCAGCTCTATATTGATGAAATATACAAACACGCAACATGGTCAGGCCGTATGGATCATCCTGAAGCACGCGTGTACTTACCTTCGTCCAAGTTGGATCCTGACTATTTTACTGTAAATAATTTCTTATTGCTGTCTAAATAG